The nucleotide sequence AAAGGGAAGATTTAGATGAGCAAAAAGATTAGTTTAAATGATAATGTTAATAAGATCAGTGAAGGCCAGGTAAAGGTAGATGGAAAGACCCCTTATCTAGACGCCACCAGGGTGGAGCTTTTAAAGGACTATATCCACAGACTTAATGATGGGGATAGTCTTGAGAGTGTAAGGGAGGACTTTGTAGCAAACTTTGCCACAGTTGATGCTTCTGAGATTGCTAAGGCTGAGCAGGAGATTATTGCAGGAGGAGTTCCTGTTGAAGAGGTTCAAAAACTCTGCGATGTCCACTCAGCTCTTTTTCA is from Synergistaceae bacterium and encodes:
- a CDS encoding DUF438 domain-containing protein → MSKKISLNDNVNKISEGQVKVDGKTPYLDATRVELLKDYIHRLNDGDSLESVREDFVANFATVDASEIAKAEQEIIAGGVPVEEVQKLCDVHSALFHGTTKLEKVGGFKLPIAGQIVEDVNVSKEPVIRLSQIPGHPVNVYMRENDIIAELIEAVRRAEAPEVFEELKKLRAISA